A genomic stretch from Acinonyx jubatus isolate Ajub_Pintada_27869175 chromosome E2, VMU_Ajub_asm_v1.0, whole genome shotgun sequence includes:
- the LOC106980860 gene encoding T-cell-interacting, activating receptor on myeloid cells protein 1, protein MPTPDGFLGRMLGPAVSWTSRVRSQRQPPRSSLRDGAQFPRTDGSLAGLCAGQGSRGTDEPLPKPTLRAWPSWVVPPRSSVRLRCRTPTKNVNFALRKGNILLDFSRSPASKEGLAEFHLTDLRTSHAGDYSCECYRPGAPDIRSPPSEVILLLVTGGLPKPSLQAHQRGVVTAGDDVTLQCQRPDNVFGPMSLPC, encoded by the exons ATGCCCACGCCAGATGGGTTCTTGGGCAGGATGCTGGGACCGGCCGTGAGCTGGACCTCCAGGGTCCGGTCTCAGCGGCAGCCCCCCAGGAGTTCCCTTCGGGATGGGGCTCAGTTTCCACGGACAGACGGTTCTCTTGCAGGGCTGTGCGCTGGCCAAGGAAGCAGAGGGACTGACG AGCCCCTTCCCAAGCCCACCCTCAGGGCCTGGCCCAGCTGGGTGGTGCCTCCCAGAAGCAGTGTAAGGCTGCGATGCCGAACTCCGACCAAGAATGTCAACTTTGCTCTCAGGAAGGGaaatattcttttggatttttcacGATCACCGGCTTCCAAGGAGGGCCTGGCTGAATTTCACCTCACTGACCTAAGAACCAGCCACGCTGGAGACTACAGCTGTGAGTGCTACAGACCAGGGGCCCCGGACATAAGATCACCGCCCAGTGAGGTCATCCTGCTGCTGGTGACAG GAGGTCTCCCTAAACCTTCCCTGCAAGCCCACCAAAGGGGTGTGGTGACTGCAGGAGACGACGTGACCCTGCAGTGCCAGAGGCCAGACAATGTTTTCGGGCCCATGAGTTTGCCCTGCTGA